DNA sequence from the Juglans microcarpa x Juglans regia isolate MS1-56 chromosome 5S, Jm3101_v1.0, whole genome shotgun sequence genome:
aaaggaaaaagaatatatttttgtgttCTGGCAGCAATCAAATTGATGGGTTAAGGTTTTTGATGTTGGTAGTGGATATGCAAAATGCAAGCATGTATTACTATCTTACCTATTGTTTAAGTTTTGGTGAAATTCGAATGTCCACTGACGCTTTGTATTTATGACttgaataaattttgtataCTTTGTACTTGATCATTGACTGTGCAAGGACATTACTTGTGCATGGTGGCCATTTTTGAAGTTATACGTTTTGACTGAATCGTTCATCTTTCATGAAAAATTTCCCTCTCGTCACCTTTCATCCAGTTTTTGAATTATCGGTTGCTTTTGACCCTTACCATTTATATATCTACCGTGTGGATGATGAAAACAGTAGAGAGATGTTCAAATGGTTATACTTAGGGGATGTAAGCTCTTGGCTTTCTGCTATAGAACTCCAAAATTGTTTTCCGGATCTTTTGTCCTTTTTTGGTTGCTGCAATTTCTTCACCCGTGGTATAATTCTATTTTCAGACAGCTTCTACCACAGCAGAGGCTGATTTACCTCCTACTCATCCCATCAGACTGGGCTTGGCCTTGAACTTCTCCGTATTTTATTATGAGATTATGAACTCTCCTGAAAGGTGTAGATATCACAACATTTTTTCTTTGCTATTCGTTTATTACTACGAAGTTTGTTTTGTGCTGCGAGAAAAATTTACTTGTTTTTTACCTCTTACATGGTAATTTGTGTCCCAGGGCATGTTACTTGGCAAAGCAAGCTTTTGATGAAGCTATCTCAGAGTTGGATAGTTTGAGTGAAGAATCTTACAAGGACAGCACACTTATTATGCAGCTCTTGAGGGACAACCTCACATTGTGGACTTCTGACATTCCAGAAAATGAAGGTAACTCACAAATAGGAAAATTAGTGTCAACTAGACTTTTTGTAAATTCATGACTCGTCCAATTTGTTGCACAGTCaaacatctatttttttttattgtttcattATGTTGGAGGGAGAGGGCATTCACATTCTTTTCAAATTTGCAATCACACCTAGGGGTAAATTAGTTTAAGTGTGGCAACATTAAGTCAGTCGGGGCGTTATCTAGAGGAACTAAGCTACATAATActtagaaaacaaaagaaaacatagGAACGTTTTAGATTCATATACAAAAACGTGTTGTGGTACCTCAGATtggatatatcatatatgaaaggCGATAAATGAGACCTCACATTGCCTGGGATGAAAAAATTCTTGACGCTTGTAATGATTCCAAGGTAGTTCTAATTGTAATCTTAACtagatttttttggaatatAAGTTCAGATGATACTTGAGCTATCCTTGAGTCATcacaaatggtatcagaatcAATCTCCTGCCAGAATTGTGGGACTTAGCTGTGCTATATCAGGAATGGTCTGATGAGGATGTCAAGAATTTGAGAGAGTTTGTAATATTCTGGATTGGGAATAAGAAGTGTAGTGAAGGAGATCCCACATTTCCTAAGAGGGAAAAGTTCTTAGCATTTATAATAATTCTAAGAAATTTCTAATTGTATTCTTGAATAGTCATGTTGGAGTATAAACTCAGACACGACTTGGATTTCCTTGGTCGTTGTTGCATATGCTTGTACTGGGTCATGAATAGAATTTGTAAACTTAAGTTATTTATATCTGTACGATCATTTTAAGATCTAAATGGAAGTTAATCAAAGAGGTGTTTCAGAGAAAGCAATGATTTGATTATGGTGGATGGGTGGGGGTTTACTGTCGGTTTTACAGGATATATGACATAATTGTATGTCATAATACATTAGCCTATTTATAAGTTGGGAGAGAAACTTTGCTTATTATAAGCATTCTTCTCTTGCTCTTCCTGTTATCCACATCATGTTCAGATTGAGAATTTAGAGTGCCAAAAGTAGTAGATGCTTGATAAAATAGTATTTGTTTATTCTATTAGTATCTCAAAATGATGCGACggattttcttgttaaaattgGATTTCAGAACCATTCACCTATAGTTTAGATTGTTACTGTTGCATGAAATAGAGGAATGTTTTGGGCACTGGGTGATTAATCCAATGTCTTGTCAAGATCTTGTGGAACTGTGATTGAACTTGGTTTTTCCCTCTCGTTATTGTTTCAAACCAATCTCCTGTAATTCCTATATTGTTGGCCCTATAATCTCCCTGTcacttttctttcattattccAATAATCCATAATCTTTATTTCGGGTGAGTCGgtattctgtttcttttttgtattgCAGCTGAAGAAGCCCAGAAGCCAGAAAGCTCTGCTAAAGCAAGTGGAGGTGAAGATGCAGAGGTAGATTATTTGCTTATTTAACAACCATggtgttattattatttcttattgtGCTTATTgatcttttttcttatattaattaattatttggcAGTGAAGTGAAGCAGTCCATTGCTTGGGGTTAAAAATGTGTAGACATGGAGAAAGTTAATGACTGCTGAACTATAGGGTGCTAttcctctctctgtctctttctctctggaGAGGATTTCAAGTTCTATCATATTATCATTGTGTGTATCCTACCTTTGGGATTGTAGTTTGTCTCAGATTGTCAAGGTTTTTCAAAGGTTTCTTTTGGAGGCCTTTTCTTCATATTCTTATATTGGAACTGTGACACCATTTAGACTGAGCTATACTACGATTTAATAATCCTCttctttgttattattattatttctttcaaatCTGTGAGTTGCTTGCGCTCTTTATGTTGCCATAACATACAGCAGATGGGATTGGGGCACGGAGATTTTGGTAGGTAGGCTGTGTGGTGAAAAGAATTGGCAAATGTTGATGGCTAATGCACCCTCCCTATTTTCAGTTCTCACCCTTCTGTGCCACCATAGAGATTATAAAGGCAACTTTACCATAAATCTCTTTTTACACTTGGAGAtggagaaattctatttgcagtttTGAGTGAAAGACTATGTATGTAGTTTCATTGATGAATAggagtaaaagagaaaaaaaaaatatatcatttaaaaaaaaatattattgtaattttaatatttttttaaatataattgtatgaaTTTACATGTGCCGGTCTCCGTTTGGGGACGATGATACTAACTCGGAGAGATATTATGTCCCCTCTCCGAAGAATGCAAGAATGACGAAGGGAGTATTTTGTGCTGTGGCCGCAATAGTAGAGCAGGCAAATGCAAGGGCTTAGTGGCTGGCATTATAACAGGGTTGAGTTGGAACTGAATTTTCCCTTGTCAGATTGTCAATAACAAGTCCAATGAATGTTACCTCGAAAGAAACAAATCTAATGAGTTCACGGGTGGCCTTTCGGCCACTGGCAGCCCAATATTTTTTGGCAAGAAATTCTCAAGCTATATTACATGGCTAGACAGGTCATTTAGGCTACCTCTTGTCATGTTCCATTCTCATATACACAACTAACTACTAATGAAAAGCGagagtatattaattactagCACATTAGAAACCTTGGAAACATCACATGTATTAAGCAAACAATTTGCACTACAAACATCTACCGGCCATTAGACATATCTTTGAAACCAGGAGGACGATCAcggaccatttttttttttttttttaattctgaaggttgtgttttgattttgtttttcggAAACTTGGATTTTGACTGTTGGATTTGCGTTTGGTATGACTTGGATGTCAAAACAGCTAGAACTACCTAAACTTAGTAATATTGTGGATACTCAATATTCagttgtcttttatttttttattaatattgaagaCACAGAGAGATTTAAGGAACAGAAGAGCGGTTCACATTGTCTTCCAGAACCCAGAAAACAAGGGGAAAATGGCAACCTCAAAAAAATAACAGCCAGCAAGGAGGCCTTAACAAATTCCCCCCAAAAGCCACTGCGTGCTTTTCCCTTATAAAAGACAGCCCCGTCGATTTACGCATAGTCCTCTGGAATAAGAAAAGCTAGCAGGAACAATGGCAAAGTCTGTTATCTTCCTGGCGGCTTCTGCCCTTTGCTTCTTGTCCCTCCTTTGTTTCGCTTACTGCGACAGCCACTTCTCCGTGGAGGGCAGAGTTTACTGTGACACCTGCCGTACCCAATTTGTAACAAGGCTCAGCACGTACATGAAAGGTACAGATTACAATTCCAAGTTCTGCAATTTGGTGCAACAGTATTATTTAACTATTCATTTTGACATAAAAAGACCTGCAAATTCAGTCTGAAGCAGTGTTATATACGGTATTGTCAAGTCTGAAACTAGAGTCTATACGTGACGTTGGGTGCAGGTGCAAAGGTGCGGTTGCAGTGCAGGGAACGTGAAGGCGGTGTCATAACATACAGCCTAGAGTCGGAGACGGACGAGTCGGGAACGTACCACCTTGGGGTAGACGGCGAGCACGAAGAGGACGTTTGCGAAATTGTTCTGGTAAAGAGCAGCGATCCCGACTGCAGCGAGGTCAGCAAGGATCCTTTCCTAGACAAGAGTGCTAGGATCAGCCTCACAAAGAACAATGGCATTACATCCCCAGTACGCCTTGCCAATCCTCTTGGCTTCCTGAGGAAGGAACGTGTTGATGGTTGCGGTGAGGTCCTCAGAGAGCTCGGGTTGACAGCAGAAGACGAACAATAAAGACCATAATTTCACATCACTTTAATTTGTTACCGAATAAACCGagtcctttctttttttcctttcacctactATGAAAATGTTGGGGTTTGGATGATTCATTTCTAATCATTTTGTGTCTCCAACATGTGTATTAATGTGCTTATACTGCCTGAATATCTACAAGTACTAATGGATAAAGGCCTTTATCCATTATTGCTAGTGCAGAaggatatattatatatcaatggTCTTCAAACCCTTTGATCTCTCATGCAATTCATTTGTTCAGATGatctattctttctttcatttatttttagttaattgctttctctttaatttgtttatggATTTTACCCCGTCTTGATAGGAGAGACCGGAATCTAACGTTAGTTCGGCCTGCATGTTCCaccatttcaataatttttctctAGATCAGATATTTGCGGCCTGTTgaagtatatataaaaagaaaataatgctTGATGATCTCTCTGCCTAAATGACTGGCCCTATATATACCAGCAAAGTCGTTGAAGATtatctgaatatatatatagatcaaaacgAAGATCTATGAGGTTGGGTGCATGGGTGGGTGGGTGGAGAATCCATATCAGAGGGTACCTGCTTTCACAAAAAGTAATTCCCAAATTCcaaattatctatttttaaggGTGGCATCATCCTGTTCTCCAATCCCCCTTGTTATTGGCATTTTTGTCCCATAAATCGGTGATTTCTTCGTTCATCAATAAATGTAGATACGCAATTATTTGGCCAAAAGGCATGTGTGGAATAAAG
Encoded proteins:
- the LOC121267790 gene encoding olee1-like protein gives rise to the protein MAKSVIFLAASALCFLSLLCFAYCDSHFSVEGRVYCDTCRTQFVTRLSTYMKGAKVRLQCREREGGVITYSLESETDESGTYHLGVDGEHEEDVCEIVLVKSSDPDCSEVSKDPFLDKSARISLTKNNGITSPVRLANPLGFLRKERVDGCGEVLRELGLTAEDEQ